A stretch of the Proteus sp. ZN5 genome encodes the following:
- the ibaG gene encoding BolA family iron metabolism protein IbaG: protein MDTNEIKQVLMDNLSLDEVIVNGDGSHFQVVVVGAMFEGMSRVKQQQTIYAPLMEYIADNRIHALSIKAYTPEEWKRDRKLNGL, encoded by the coding sequence ATGGATACAAATGAAATCAAACAAGTATTAATGGACAACCTGTCTTTAGATGAAGTCATCGTCAATGGTGATGGTAGTCACTTTCAAGTTGTTGTTGTTGGCGCAATGTTTGAGGGAATGAGCAGAGTAAAACAACAACAAACCATTTATGCCCCTTTGATGGAATATATCGCAGATAACCGTATTCACGCTTTGTCTATTAAAGCCTACACACCTGAAGAGTGGAAGAGGGATCGTAAACTTAACGGGCTTTGA
- the mlaB gene encoding lipid asymmetry maintenance protein MlaB: MSASLNWEKKEGVLYFQGTLDRETLLPAWQQRKALLADINIIDISALGHIDSTGLALFVHLKAEMEEQNRQFIIQGVSERFQTLITLYDLDEIMNIA; encoded by the coding sequence ATGTCAGCTTCGTTAAATTGGGAAAAAAAGGAGGGTGTCCTCTATTTCCAAGGAACGCTAGATCGTGAAACGTTACTGCCTGCTTGGCAGCAACGTAAAGCATTATTAGCTGATATTAATATCATCGATATTTCTGCTTTAGGACATATTGATTCAACAGGGTTGGCGCTTTTTGTTCACTTAAAAGCAGAAATGGAAGAGCAAAATCGCCAATTTATTATTCAAGGCGTAAGTGAGCGTTTTCAGACCTTAATTACACTCTATGATCTTGATGAAATTATGAATATTGCCTAA
- the mlaC gene encoding phospholipid-binding protein MlaC: protein MFKRLLMVALLVITPFAMAVDKTNPYALMEDAAQKTFSKLKNEQPEIRKNPEVLRQIVQQELLPYVHIKYAGALVLGPHYRNATPVQRDAYFTAFEAYLAQVYGQALAMYEGQEYRIEPAKPFADKSTLTIRVTIIDTNGRPPVRLDFQWRKNSKTGEWQAYDMIAEGVSMITTKQNEWSDILNSKGVDGLTKQLEISAKTPITLDEKK, encoded by the coding sequence ATGTTTAAACGCTTATTGATGGTCGCATTATTAGTGATAACGCCTTTTGCAATGGCAGTTGATAAAACCAATCCTTATGCATTGATGGAAGATGCGGCGCAAAAGACCTTTAGTAAATTAAAAAATGAACAGCCTGAAATTCGTAAAAACCCTGAAGTTTTACGTCAAATTGTTCAGCAAGAATTATTACCTTATGTGCATATTAAATATGCGGGCGCATTAGTGTTAGGACCGCATTATCGTAATGCAACACCTGTACAACGTGATGCTTATTTCACTGCATTTGAAGCGTATCTTGCTCAAGTATATGGTCAAGCATTAGCGATGTATGAAGGCCAAGAGTACCGTATTGAGCCTGCAAAACCTTTCGCAGATAAATCAACTCTCACTATTCGTGTCACTATCATTGATACAAATGGCCGCCCACCAGTTCGTCTTGATTTCCAATGGCGTAAAAACAGCAAAACAGGCGAATGGCAAGCATATGATATGATTGCTGAAGGTGTCAGCATGATCACAACAAAACAGAATGAGTGGTCAGATATTTTAAATTCTAAAGGTGTTGATGGTTTAACAAAACAGTTAGAAATCAGTGCTAAAACACCAATTACACTGGATGAGAAAAAATAA
- the mlaD gene encoding outer membrane lipid asymmetry maintenance protein MlaD, whose amino-acid sequence MQSKKIEVWVGLFVLIALAAVIFLCLKVADIKEMGNQPTYRVYASFGNIGGLKERSPVKIGGVVIGRVSSITLKEEDEGNYRPEVALDILSIYDHIPESSSLSIRTSGLLGEQFLALNLGFYDEALDSTLLEDGGRITNTNSAMVLEDLIGQFLYKTGDGDDSAKSESQPTQEHTALP is encoded by the coding sequence ATGCAAAGTAAAAAAATTGAAGTTTGGGTTGGTCTATTTGTTCTGATTGCGTTAGCTGCCGTGATTTTCTTATGTCTTAAAGTGGCTGATATTAAAGAAATGGGTAATCAACCGACTTATCGCGTTTATGCCAGCTTTGGTAATATTGGTGGGTTAAAAGAACGTTCCCCAGTTAAGATTGGTGGTGTGGTGATTGGCCGTGTTTCTTCTATCACTTTAAAAGAAGAAGATGAAGGGAATTATCGCCCTGAAGTCGCGCTCGATATTCTGAGCATTTATGACCACATTCCAGAAAGTAGCTCACTGTCTATTCGTACATCGGGTTTATTAGGTGAGCAGTTCCTTGCATTGAATTTAGGTTTTTATGATGAAGCATTAGATTCTACTCTGCTCGAAGACGGAGGACGGATCACAAACACCAATTCAGCAATGGTACTAGAAGATCTTATTGGTCAATTCCTTTATAAAACGGGTGATGGTGATGATTCAGCAAAATCTGAATCTCAGCCAACGCAAGAACACACTGCATTACCTTAA
- the mlaE gene encoding lipid asymmetry maintenance ABC transporter permease subunit MlaE — protein MVNLLSRIGVRALAIFATFGRAGIMLFRALVGKPELRKQWPLLLKQLYNVGVQSLLIIMVSGLFIGMVLGLQGYLVLTTFSAEASLGMMVALSLLRELGPVVTALLFAGRAGSALTAEIGLMKATEQISSLEMMAVDPLRRVVAPRFWAGLISMPLLSLIFVAIGIWGGAIVGVDWKGIDEGFFWASMQGAVEWRLDLVNCFIKSVVFAITVTWIALFNGYDAIPTSEGISRATTRTVVHSSLAVLGLDFVLTALMFGN, from the coding sequence GTGGTAAATTTATTATCTCGCATTGGCGTTAGAGCGTTAGCGATTTTTGCAACCTTTGGTAGAGCTGGCATTATGCTCTTTCGAGCATTAGTCGGTAAGCCTGAATTGCGTAAACAGTGGCCTCTATTACTGAAGCAACTGTATAACGTTGGTGTTCAATCCTTATTAATTATCATGGTGTCTGGCTTATTTATTGGCATGGTGTTGGGATTACAAGGCTATCTTGTTTTAACAACCTTTAGTGCTGAAGCTAGTCTTGGCATGATGGTCGCACTCTCGTTGTTAAGAGAATTAGGCCCAGTCGTTACGGCATTATTATTTGCGGGTCGAGCTGGCTCAGCCTTAACCGCTGAAATTGGCTTGATGAAAGCTACAGAACAAATTTCTAGTTTAGAAATGATGGCAGTCGATCCTTTAAGACGTGTCGTTGCGCCTCGTTTTTGGGCGGGTCTTATTAGTATGCCATTGCTTTCACTTATTTTTGTTGCTATCGGTATCTGGGGTGGTGCAATTGTGGGTGTGGATTGGAAAGGGATCGATGAAGGCTTTTTCTGGGCATCTATGCAAGGTGCCGTTGAATGGCGACTCGATTTAGTAAACTGCTTTATTAAAAGTGTCGTTTTTGCCATTACCGTCACTTGGATAGCGCTCTTTAACGGGTATGACGCAATCCCAACATCAGAAGGGATTAGCAGAGCAACAACACGCACCGTTGTTCATTCATCGTTAGCCGTATTGGGTTTAGATTTTGTGCTAACAGCACTGATGTTTGGGAACTAA
- the mlaF gene encoding phospholipid ABC transporter ATP-binding protein MlaF, producing MNAQSDNLIEVRNMNFTRGSRKIFSEINLVVPRGKVTAIMGPSGIGKTTLLRLMGGQILPDSGEIWFDGDNIPALSRSALYQTRKKMSMLFQSGALFTDMNVFENVAFPLREHTNLPEALIHTTVMMKLEAVGLRGAASLMPSELSGGMARRAALARAIALDPELIMFDEPFVGQDPITMGVLVKLIDELNHALGVTCVVVSHDVPEVLSIADYAYIVAEQKVIAQGSAQELQDNPNRQVRQFLDGIADGPVPFRFPAGDYQDDLLGRGN from the coding sequence ATGAACGCACAATCTGACAATCTAATTGAAGTGCGCAATATGAACTTCACTCGTGGTAGCAGAAAGATCTTCTCTGAGATTAATCTTGTTGTACCAAGAGGAAAAGTGACTGCGATTATGGGCCCTTCAGGGATTGGTAAAACAACCTTGTTACGCCTAATGGGAGGACAAATCCTTCCTGATAGTGGTGAAATTTGGTTTGATGGCGATAATATTCCTGCGCTATCACGCTCTGCGTTGTATCAGACAAGAAAGAAAATGAGTATGCTTTTTCAATCAGGCGCACTGTTTACAGACATGAATGTGTTTGAAAATGTGGCATTTCCACTAAGAGAGCATACAAATTTACCTGAAGCATTGATCCATACAACAGTGATGATGAAACTTGAAGCTGTGGGTTTACGTGGTGCGGCAAGTTTAATGCCTTCTGAATTATCAGGAGGAATGGCGAGAAGGGCAGCATTAGCAAGAGCCATTGCGCTTGATCCTGAATTGATTATGTTTGATGAGCCTTTTGTTGGGCAAGATCCTATCACAATGGGTGTGCTTGTTAAGTTAATTGATGAGTTAAATCATGCGCTTGGTGTGACTTGTGTTGTGGTTTCCCACGATGTGCCTGAAGTGTTAAGTATCGCAGATTACGCCTATATTGTTGCGGAACAGAAAGTCATTGCTCAAGGTAGCGCGCAAGAATTACAGGATAATCCAAATAGGCAAGTAAGACAGTTTTTAGATGGTATTGCTGATGGCCCTGTACCTTTCCGTTTTCCTGCGGGAGATTATCAGGACGACCTATTAGGACGAGGAAATTAG
- a CDS encoding calcium/sodium antiporter, producing the protein MLITLSLLIFGLMLLVYASDRLVYGASVFAQSLKIPPAVIGILIVGTGTSLPELFVSTDAAVHNLPDIAIGTAIGSTLTNLLLIAGIGAMIYPMNIQSAVLKKELPLMIIVIMLVGIIVSSGNLGLREGTLLFFIGFASIFLMIKTMHKTLTQERHVLPLETLTRFELQTNPRNSVALFWVVIALLIIPVATQMILDNVFILMQQYHLSGFFVGLTLLSIGTSLPELATTIVAALRRENELALGNIIGANIFNLTFVLGMPALLSPSTFNINTFYFSFAVLGVASLLFSLFSLGRKRRLNRGKGIFLLVCFIVYITVLCVAHSLLT; encoded by the coding sequence ATGTTGATTACTTTGTCTCTTTTAATTTTTGGGTTGATGCTACTCGTTTATGCATCAGACCGATTAGTTTATGGTGCGAGTGTTTTTGCGCAATCGTTAAAAATCCCGCCAGCCGTTATCGGTATCTTAATTGTAGGCACAGGTACTTCACTGCCTGAGCTTTTTGTTTCAACCGATGCTGCTGTGCATAATTTACCTGATATTGCTATCGGCACAGCCATTGGCTCTACACTCACCAACCTTCTCCTCATCGCAGGTATTGGCGCGATGATTTATCCCATGAATATTCAATCCGCAGTGCTCAAAAAAGAGCTTCCCTTGATGATTATAGTCATCATGCTCGTTGGCATTATCGTTTCTAGCGGAAATTTAGGTCTGAGAGAAGGCACTCTGCTCTTTTTTATTGGTTTTGCATCCATCTTTCTAATGATAAAAACGATGCATAAAACACTAACACAAGAGCGTCATGTATTACCTTTAGAAACCTTAACGCGTTTCGAATTACAGACAAATCCCCGTAATTCTGTTGCACTTTTTTGGGTTGTTATTGCTTTACTTATTATTCCAGTTGCTACTCAAATGATATTGGATAATGTCTTTATTTTAATGCAACAGTATCATCTTAGTGGCTTTTTTGTTGGTTTAACCTTGCTATCGATTGGAACAAGCCTACCTGAATTAGCCACAACTATTGTGGCAGCACTAAGACGCGAGAATGAATTAGCATTAGGGAATATTATAGGTGCTAATATTTTCAATCTAACTTTTGTGTTAGGAATGCCAGCATTACTTTCACCAAGCACATTTAATATCAACACATTTTATTTTAGCTTTGCTGTACTTGGTGTCGCCAGTTTACTGTTTTCTCTCTTTTCATTAGGGCGTAAACGACGTCTTAATCGAGGAAAAGGGATATTCTTGTTAGTTTGCTTTATTGTTTATATTACGGTGTTGTGCGTCGCACATTCTCTCTTAACCTAA
- the kdsD gene encoding arabinose-5-phosphate isomerase KdsD, with protein sequence MTEFDFQQAGKKVLHIERDGLAELEQYINDDFTLACEKIFHCQGRVIVMGMGKSGHIGHKIAATFASTGTPSFFVHPGEASHGDLGMVTEKDIVLAISNSGEASEILALIPVLKRKQITLICMTRTPQSTMGKASDIHLCIKVPKEACPLGLAPTTSTTATLVMGDALAIALLRARGFTAEDFALSHPGGALGRKLLLHVSDLMNKEADIPRVTKDATLREALVEITRKKLGMTVICDDSMLINGIFTDGDLRRIFDLGIDLNNAKISDVMTRGGIRIRPDCLAVEALNLMQAKHITSLLVTEQDSDILLGVLHMHDLLQAGVV encoded by the coding sequence ATGACCGAGTTTGATTTTCAGCAAGCGGGTAAAAAAGTCCTTCATATTGAGCGTGATGGGTTAGCTGAACTAGAACAATACATCAATGATGACTTCACTCTTGCCTGTGAGAAAATTTTTCACTGCCAAGGTCGAGTGATTGTTATGGGTATGGGTAAATCTGGCCATATTGGACATAAAATTGCGGCTACATTTGCCAGCACAGGAACACCTTCTTTCTTTGTTCATCCCGGTGAAGCAAGCCATGGCGACTTAGGCATGGTGACAGAAAAAGATATCGTTCTGGCAATTTCAAACTCAGGTGAAGCCAGCGAGATCCTCGCACTTATTCCAGTACTTAAACGTAAACAGATAACACTGATTTGTATGACACGCACTCCTCAAAGTACAATGGGGAAAGCGTCTGATATTCATCTTTGTATCAAAGTACCTAAAGAAGCCTGTCCTTTAGGCCTTGCACCAACAACCAGTACAACCGCAACCTTGGTGATGGGAGATGCGCTAGCAATTGCACTGTTACGTGCCCGAGGTTTTACTGCTGAAGATTTCGCGCTTTCTCATCCAGGTGGTGCATTAGGTCGTAAATTACTCCTTCATGTCAGTGATTTAATGAATAAAGAGGCAGATATTCCACGTGTCACTAAAGATGCCACTTTACGTGAAGCACTTGTCGAGATAACCCGTAAAAAATTAGGTATGACCGTCATTTGCGATGATAGTATGCTGATCAACGGTATCTTTACTGATGGTGACTTACGAAGAATATTTGACTTAGGGATAGATCTGAACAATGCCAAAATCTCAGATGTTATGACAAGAGGCGGTATTCGTATTCGCCCAGATTGTTTGGCTGTTGAAGCTCTGAATTTAATGCAAGCAAAACATATCACCTCACTATTAGTAACAGAACAAGATAGTGATATCCTGTTAGGTGTTTTACATATGCATGATTTATTACAGGCTGGTGTTGTATAA
- the kdsC gene encoding 3-deoxy-manno-octulosonate-8-phosphatase KdsC: protein MNTMIETCYGAVSEQIIKKAEKIQLLICDVDGVMSDGLIYMGNNGEELKAFNVRDGYGIRCLLTSGIEVAIITGRQSKLLEDRAKTLGITYLYQGQHNKLLAYQQLLDTLNLKPEQTAYIGDDLIDLPVMEKVGLSAAVADAHPLLTPRANYVTRIAGGRGAVRELCDLILLAQGRLEEAKGLSI from the coding sequence ATGAATACAATGATAGAAACTTGTTATGGTGCAGTAAGTGAGCAAATCATCAAAAAAGCAGAAAAAATCCAATTGCTGATTTGTGATGTTGATGGTGTGATGTCTGACGGACTCATTTACATGGGCAATAATGGCGAAGAATTAAAAGCCTTTAACGTCCGTGATGGGTATGGCATCCGTTGTTTGCTTACATCCGGCATTGAGGTTGCTATCATTACAGGTCGTCAGTCTAAACTGTTAGAAGATCGTGCTAAAACCCTTGGCATTACATATCTTTACCAAGGTCAGCATAATAAGCTTTTGGCGTATCAACAACTGTTAGATACACTAAACCTTAAACCTGAACAAACAGCCTATATTGGTGACGACCTGATTGATTTACCTGTAATGGAAAAAGTGGGACTTTCTGCCGCCGTGGCTGATGCACATCCATTACTTACACCTCGTGCAAATTACGTGACTCGCATTGCGGGGGGGCGTGGTGCAGTACGAGAATTGTGTGATTTAATCCTTTTAGCGCAAGGTCGGCTTGAAGAAGCTAAAGGTCTTTCGATTTAA
- the lptC gene encoding LPS export ABC transporter periplasmic protein LptC, with the protein MNKLKSWFTLILAIIALGLIGWNYTNNTEFGDSEIVDDGQPTYQSKSSISFVYEPTGILGYKLVADDVKNYAQQKFTWFTNPVLTTYSPTGDATWTVRANKAKLTNSKMLYLYGDVQIDSLTDDSQLQRISTDNAIANLDTQDVSSDDEVTIIGVGLKSVGLKMRGNLREKHAELIEKVNTYYEIPNESKNP; encoded by the coding sequence ATGAATAAATTAAAATCCTGGTTTACCTTAATTCTTGCCATTATCGCCCTTGGACTGATTGGCTGGAACTATACTAATAACACTGAATTCGGTGATAGTGAGATTGTTGATGATGGTCAGCCAACCTATCAATCCAAATCATCGATATCTTTTGTTTACGAGCCAACGGGTATACTCGGATATAAACTTGTTGCTGATGATGTCAAAAACTATGCTCAGCAAAAGTTTACATGGTTTACTAACCCTGTCTTAACTACCTATTCACCGACAGGGGATGCAACATGGACAGTACGCGCAAATAAAGCCAAGCTAACAAACAGTAAAATGCTCTATCTTTATGGCGATGTTCAAATTGATAGCTTAACGGATGATTCTCAGCTACAGAGAATAAGCACAGACAATGCTATTGCAAATTTGGATACACAGGATGTTTCCTCTGATGATGAAGTGACTATTATCGGCGTCGGACTGAAATCAGTCGGCTTAAAAATGCGAGGCAATCTGCGCGAGAAACATGCAGAGCTGATTGAAAAGGTAAACACCTATTATGAGATCCCTAATGAATCAAAAAATCCGTAA
- the lptA gene encoding lipopolysaccharide ABC transporter substrate-binding protein LptA has translation MNQKIRNTLIIGTLLAISVPVMALKDDTQQPIVVNSEKQSLDLEKNVTTFTKNVVIKQGSIDIRADKVVVTRPSGDSKRIVIEAFGNPVTFYQLQDDGKPIKGRGEKMTYEMDKELMTLTGKAYLEQLDSNITGDKITYLVPTQQMEAFSGKGKQVTTVLLPSQLQEKGPGVNNKGK, from the coding sequence ATGAATCAAAAAATCCGTAATACACTGATTATCGGTACACTTTTAGCGATAAGTGTACCTGTGATGGCGCTTAAAGATGACACACAACAACCTATTGTTGTGAACTCAGAGAAACAGTCGCTTGATCTAGAAAAAAACGTCACAACCTTTACAAAAAATGTTGTGATCAAACAAGGTTCTATCGATATTCGTGCCGATAAAGTTGTTGTCACACGTCCAAGTGGTGACTCCAAAAGGATCGTAATAGAAGCGTTTGGTAACCCTGTGACTTTTTATCAGTTACAAGATGATGGCAAACCTATCAAAGGTCGTGGCGAGAAAATGACCTATGAAATGGATAAAGAGTTAATGACCTTAACGGGTAAAGCCTATCTTGAACAATTAGACAGTAATATCACCGGTGATAAGATCACTTATCTCGTCCCAACTCAGCAAATGGAAGCGTTTAGCGGTAAAGGTAAACAAGTGACTACTGTTTTACTGCCTTCCCAGTTGCAAGAGAAAGGCCCTGGTGTTAACAACAAAGGTAAGTAA
- the lptB gene encoding LPS export ABC transporter ATP-binding protein translates to MALLKAENLAKAYKGRTVVGDVSLNVNSGEIVGLLGPNGAGKTTTFYMVVGIVARDAGSITIDDEDITLLPLHERARKGIGYLPQEASIFRRLSVYDNIMGILEIRHDLTPEERKDRAEELLEEFNVSHLRNSLGQSLSGGERRRVEIARALAANPKFILLDEPFAGVDPISVLDIKKIIQHLRDYGLGVLITDHNVRETLDVCERAYIVSQGHLIAHGSPEEILENEQVKRVYLGEGFRL, encoded by the coding sequence ATGGCGCTGTTAAAAGCTGAAAATTTAGCGAAAGCATACAAAGGGCGCACCGTTGTCGGTGATGTGAGCCTGAACGTTAATTCAGGTGAGATTGTCGGCTTACTTGGACCTAATGGTGCAGGTAAAACAACCACATTCTATATGGTTGTAGGCATTGTAGCTCGTGATGCAGGTAGTATTACCATTGATGATGAAGACATTACGCTGTTACCGTTACATGAACGAGCACGTAAAGGCATTGGCTATCTTCCTCAAGAGGCGTCTATTTTTAGACGCTTAAGCGTTTATGACAACATAATGGGGATCTTAGAAATCCGCCATGATCTAACGCCTGAAGAACGAAAAGACCGTGCAGAAGAGCTGCTAGAAGAGTTTAATGTCAGCCACTTACGTAACAGCTTAGGGCAATCATTATCAGGGGGTGAACGCCGTCGTGTTGAAATCGCACGGGCATTGGCAGCGAACCCTAAATTCATTTTATTAGATGAGCCTTTTGCGGGTGTTGACCCTATTTCAGTATTAGATATTAAAAAAATTATCCAGCATCTACGTGATTATGGATTAGGTGTACTGATTACTGACCATAACGTTCGTGAAACATTAGATGTGTGTGAACGTGCTTATATCGTCAGCCAAGGTCACCTTATTGCTCATGGTTCACCAGAAGAAATTCTTGAAAATGAGCAAGTTAAACGTGTTTACTTAGGTGAAGGCTTCCGCCTGTAA
- the rpoN gene encoding RNA polymerase factor sigma-54 yields the protein MKQSLQLRLSQQLAMTPQLQQAIRLLQLSTLELQQEIQQALESNPLLEQDDDQQDPVSDDTSHTENQPDSTTETTTENEVEEFDTLDALEQKEMPDDLPLDTQWEEIYTAGTPSGTSNDYTDDELPLYQGETTASLQDYLTWQAELTPFSETDRAIAISIIDAIDETGYLTVTTDDILAGMGDDELELDEVEAVLKRIQRFDPIGVAARDLKECLLIQLSAFSTETPYLKETQLVISQYLELLGNRDFRQLMRQTKLREETLKSVIEMIQSLDPKPGLSIDTGESEYVIPDILVKKSGERWQVELNADSIPRLRINETYAALGQSTQNESDGKFIRDNLQEAKWLIKSLESRNETLLKVAHCIVDTQQAFFELGEEHMKPLVLADIAEQVEMHESTISRVTTQKFLHCPRGIFELKYFFSSHVNTDSGGEASSTAIRALVKKLIAAENPAKPLSDSKLADMLGELGIQVARRTVAKYRESLSIPPSNQRKELV from the coding sequence ATGAAACAAAGTCTGCAACTTCGTCTTAGTCAGCAACTGGCAATGACGCCACAGCTACAACAGGCTATTCGTTTGTTGCAACTTTCGACGCTTGAATTACAACAAGAAATTCAGCAAGCGCTTGAGTCTAATCCACTTCTGGAACAAGACGACGATCAACAAGATCCCGTTTCAGACGATACTTCTCATACAGAAAATCAGCCAGACTCTACAACAGAAACAACAACTGAAAACGAAGTTGAAGAGTTCGATACGCTGGATGCTTTAGAGCAAAAAGAGATGCCTGATGATCTCCCTCTAGATACTCAATGGGAAGAGATCTACACCGCAGGCACACCTTCTGGCACCAGTAATGACTATACTGATGATGAACTTCCACTGTATCAAGGCGAAACAACTGCTTCATTGCAAGATTATCTAACATGGCAGGCTGAGCTCACTCCGTTTTCAGAAACAGACAGAGCAATTGCGATAAGTATTATCGATGCTATTGATGAAACAGGGTATTTAACTGTCACAACAGATGACATCCTTGCTGGAATGGGCGATGATGAGTTAGAGCTTGATGAAGTCGAAGCTGTATTAAAACGTATCCAACGCTTTGATCCTATTGGTGTTGCTGCGCGTGATTTAAAAGAGTGTCTTTTGATTCAGCTATCCGCTTTTTCAACAGAAACACCTTATCTTAAAGAAACGCAGTTAGTGATTAGCCAATATTTAGAGTTGCTAGGTAACCGTGACTTTCGCCAATTGATGCGTCAAACGAAGTTACGAGAAGAGACACTTAAATCGGTTATTGAAATGATCCAGTCTCTTGATCCTAAGCCCGGATTAAGTATTGATACAGGCGAGTCAGAGTACGTTATTCCAGATATACTGGTAAAAAAATCAGGGGAACGCTGGCAAGTTGAGTTAAATGCAGATAGCATTCCTCGCCTACGAATAAATGAGACCTATGCAGCATTGGGCCAATCGACTCAAAATGAGAGCGATGGAAAATTTATTCGTGACAATTTACAAGAAGCCAAATGGCTGATAAAAAGTTTAGAAAGCCGTAATGAGACATTATTAAAAGTCGCTCATTGCATTGTTGACACACAGCAGGCATTTTTCGAATTGGGTGAAGAGCATATGAAACCCCTTGTGTTAGCAGATATTGCTGAACAAGTTGAAATGCACGAATCCACTATTTCTCGAGTGACAACGCAAAAATTTTTGCATTGCCCAAGAGGAATTTTCGAATTGAAGTATTTTTTCTCTAGCCATGTGAATACTGATAGCGGAGGCGAAGCCTCTTCAACAGCAATCAGGGCTTTAGTGAAGAAACTAATCGCAGCAGAAAATCCAGCGAAACCACTTAGTGATAGTAAACTGGCTGATATGCTCGGAGAACTTGGAATACAAGTTGCTCGACGCACTGTTGCGAAGTATAGAGAGTCATTATCCATCCCGCCTTCAAATCAACGCAAAGAGTTGGTTTGA
- the hpf gene encoding ribosome hibernation promoting factor, protein MELQITGHNIELTDALRDTVKAKSAKLPQFFDKINNVQVILKVEKVNKIAEATIQVNGGELHASAEAEDMYAAIDGLMDKLARQLTKHKDKLRQH, encoded by the coding sequence ATGGAACTTCAAATCACTGGTCATAATATTGAATTAACCGATGCTCTGCGTGATACCGTCAAAGCAAAAAGCGCGAAATTACCTCAGTTCTTTGACAAAATTAATAACGTTCAGGTGATCCTGAAGGTCGAGAAAGTGAATAAAATCGCGGAAGCGACCATTCAAGTTAACGGCGGTGAATTGCATGCCTCTGCAGAAGCAGAAGATATGTACGCAGCAATTGATGGATTAATGGATAAACTGGCTCGTCAATTAACCAAACACAAAGATAAACTGAGACAACATTAA